Proteins from a genomic interval of Pararge aegeria chromosome 26, ilParAegt1.1, whole genome shotgun sequence:
- the LOC120635354 gene encoding single-minded homolog 1 isoform X1, which produces MKITRKMACRKEQHRSYGVTAAIMKEKSKNAARSRREKENAEFLELAKLLPLPSAITSQLDKASVIRLTTSYLKMRQVFPDGLGDAWGAAPPPPQPRELSIRELGSHLLQTLDGFIFVVAPDGKIMYISETASVHLGLSQVELTGNSIYEYIHQADHDEMNAVLSLQHPHTYIVPPSLGYPVGGTWGPNVDVECERAFFIRMKCVLAKRNAGLTTSGYKVIHCSGYLRARRFGEATAPLGLVAVGHSLPPSAVTELKLHSNMFMFRASLDMRLIFLDARVASLTGYEPQDLIEKTLYHYIHGTDVLHMRYSHCTLLTKGQVTSRYYRFLTKSGGWVWMQSYATIVHNSRSSRPHCIVSVNYVLSDIEEKHLILNIDQGPPKLNHADIPPATHGPPTDSPQLPPRHTDKINHLNENDFNTDSSGGYYPEYTLPLITPYDNPEEYHQNGSYQDLFYENYTEPEVVPSNYVYPQNQRPFSASSSSCSSIESSEINQYNYTNLISFYGQNPNQNGRPAENFGGNFGKITPNPQVQEGGYTSVIVDNTQQFHHHGGGVNEFVH; this is translated from the exons CTTGCCGCAAAGAGCAGCACCGGTCTTACGGCGTCACTGCGGCCATCATGAAGGAGAAAAGCAAGAACGCAGCGCGATCCAGAAGAGAAAAGGAGAACGCCGAATTCTTAGAACTAGCCAAACTTCTTCCGCTTCCATCAGCAATAACCTCACAGCTCGACAAGGCGTCAGTTATAAGACTTACCACAAGCTATCTCAAAATGAGACAAGTATTTCCAGATG GTCTTGGAGACGCATGGGGCGCGGCACCACCACCTCCACAGCCCCGGGAACTGTCCATCAGGGAGCTGGGCTCACATCTCCTTCAGACCCTGGACGGTTTCATATTCGTGGTGGCACCTGATGGCAAGATCATGTACATAAGTGAAACAGCGTCGGTGCACCTTGGGTTGAGTCAG GTGGAACTGACAGGAAACTCGATCTACGAGTACATCCATCAAGCAGATCACGACGAGATGAATGCAGTGCTAAGCTTGCAGCATCCCCACACTTACATCGTACCACCTTCGCTCGG ATACCCAGTTGGAGGTACTTGGGGGCCCAATGTTGACGTAGAGTGTGAGCGCGCCTTCTTTATTCGTATGAAGTGTGTGCTCGCGAAACGAAACGCTGGGCTCACCACATCTGGATACAAG GTGATCCACTGCTCGGGGTATCTACGCGCGAGGCGGTTCGGCGAGGCCACCGCACCGTTGGGCCTGGTAGCCGTTGGACACTCGCTCCCCCCGTCCGCGGTGACGGAGCTCAAACTGCACTCCAACATGTTCATGTTTCGAGCATCGTTGGACATGAGGCTGATTTTCTTGGACGCAAG GGTGGCGTCGCTGACAGGTTACGAGCCACAGGACCTGATAGAGAAAACGCTGTACCACTACATCCACGGCACAGATGTGTTGCACATGCGTTACTCGCATTGTACAC TATTAACGAAGGGCCAGGTGACGTCCCGATACTACCGCTTCCTCACCAAGTCGGGTGGCTGGGTGTGGATGCAGAGCTACGCAACCATAGTGCACAACTCGCGCTCCTCACGCCCCCACTGCATCGTCTCTGTCAACTACGTGCTCAG cgaCATCGAAGAAAAACACCTAATCCTGAACATAGATCAAGGACCGCCAAAGTTGAACCACGCAGACATTCCCCCAGCGACCCACGGCCCTCCCACAGACTCACCCCAACTCCCACCGCGACACACAGACAAAATCAATCACCTCAACGAGAACGACTTTAACACAGACTCCAGTGGGGGGTACTACCCAGAATATACTTTACCCCTCATAACACCTTATGATAATCCCGAGGAGTATCATCAAAACGGCTCATACCAGGATTTGTTCTACGAAAACTACACAGAGCCGGAAGTTGTGCCGAGCAATTACGTCTACCCCCAGAACCAGAGACCGTTTTCAGCCAGTTCCTCATCGTGTAGCTCAATAGAGAGCTCGGAGATCAATCAATACAACTACACCAATTTAATATCCTTCTACGGTCAGAATCCAAATCAGAACGGCCGGCCTGCAGAGAACTTCGGGGGTAACTTCGGAAAAATCACCCCCAACCCTCAAGTTCAAGAGGGGGGCTATACAAGTGTAATCGTCGATAATACGCAACAGTTTCACCACCACGGCGGGGGGGTGAACGAATTCGTGCATTGA
- the LOC120635354 gene encoding single-minded homolog 1 isoform X3, whose amino-acid sequence MKEKSKNAARSRREKENAEFLELAKLLPLPSAITSQLDKASVIRLTTSYLKMRQVFPDGLGDAWGAAPPPPQPRELSIRELGSHLLQTLDGFIFVVAPDGKIMYISETASVHLGLSQVELTGNSIYEYIHQADHDEMNAVLSLQHPHTYIVPPSLGYPVGGTWGPNVDVECERAFFIRMKCVLAKRNAGLTTSGYKVIHCSGYLRARRFGEATAPLGLVAVGHSLPPSAVTELKLHSNMFMFRASLDMRLIFLDARVASLTGYEPQDLIEKTLYHYIHGTDVLHMRYSHCTLLTKGQVTSRYYRFLTKSGGWVWMQSYATIVHNSRSSRPHCIVSVNYVLSDIEEKHLILNIDQGPPKLNHADIPPATHGPPTDSPQLPPRHTDKINHLNENDFNTDSSGGYYPEYTLPLITPYDNPEEYHQNGSYQDLFYENYTEPEVVPSNYVYPQNQRPFSASSSSCSSIESSEINQYNYTNLISFYGQNPNQNGRPAENFGGNFGKITPNPQVQEGGYTSVIVDNTQQFHHHGGGVNEFVH is encoded by the exons ATGAAGGAGAAAAGCAAGAACGCAGCGCGATCCAGAAGAGAAAAGGAGAACGCCGAATTCTTAGAACTAGCCAAACTTCTTCCGCTTCCATCAGCAATAACCTCACAGCTCGACAAGGCGTCAGTTATAAGACTTACCACAAGCTATCTCAAAATGAGACAAGTATTTCCAGATG GTCTTGGAGACGCATGGGGCGCGGCACCACCACCTCCACAGCCCCGGGAACTGTCCATCAGGGAGCTGGGCTCACATCTCCTTCAGACCCTGGACGGTTTCATATTCGTGGTGGCACCTGATGGCAAGATCATGTACATAAGTGAAACAGCGTCGGTGCACCTTGGGTTGAGTCAG GTGGAACTGACAGGAAACTCGATCTACGAGTACATCCATCAAGCAGATCACGACGAGATGAATGCAGTGCTAAGCTTGCAGCATCCCCACACTTACATCGTACCACCTTCGCTCGG ATACCCAGTTGGAGGTACTTGGGGGCCCAATGTTGACGTAGAGTGTGAGCGCGCCTTCTTTATTCGTATGAAGTGTGTGCTCGCGAAACGAAACGCTGGGCTCACCACATCTGGATACAAG GTGATCCACTGCTCGGGGTATCTACGCGCGAGGCGGTTCGGCGAGGCCACCGCACCGTTGGGCCTGGTAGCCGTTGGACACTCGCTCCCCCCGTCCGCGGTGACGGAGCTCAAACTGCACTCCAACATGTTCATGTTTCGAGCATCGTTGGACATGAGGCTGATTTTCTTGGACGCAAG GGTGGCGTCGCTGACAGGTTACGAGCCACAGGACCTGATAGAGAAAACGCTGTACCACTACATCCACGGCACAGATGTGTTGCACATGCGTTACTCGCATTGTACAC TATTAACGAAGGGCCAGGTGACGTCCCGATACTACCGCTTCCTCACCAAGTCGGGTGGCTGGGTGTGGATGCAGAGCTACGCAACCATAGTGCACAACTCGCGCTCCTCACGCCCCCACTGCATCGTCTCTGTCAACTACGTGCTCAG cgaCATCGAAGAAAAACACCTAATCCTGAACATAGATCAAGGACCGCCAAAGTTGAACCACGCAGACATTCCCCCAGCGACCCACGGCCCTCCCACAGACTCACCCCAACTCCCACCGCGACACACAGACAAAATCAATCACCTCAACGAGAACGACTTTAACACAGACTCCAGTGGGGGGTACTACCCAGAATATACTTTACCCCTCATAACACCTTATGATAATCCCGAGGAGTATCATCAAAACGGCTCATACCAGGATTTGTTCTACGAAAACTACACAGAGCCGGAAGTTGTGCCGAGCAATTACGTCTACCCCCAGAACCAGAGACCGTTTTCAGCCAGTTCCTCATCGTGTAGCTCAATAGAGAGCTCGGAGATCAATCAATACAACTACACCAATTTAATATCCTTCTACGGTCAGAATCCAAATCAGAACGGCCGGCCTGCAGAGAACTTCGGGGGTAACTTCGGAAAAATCACCCCCAACCCTCAAGTTCAAGAGGGGGGCTATACAAGTGTAATCGTCGATAATACGCAACAGTTTCACCACCACGGCGGGGGGGTGAACGAATTCGTGCATTGA
- the LOC120635354 gene encoding single-minded homolog 1 isoform X2 — translation MDLPCRKEQHRSYGVTAAIMKEKSKNAARSRREKENAEFLELAKLLPLPSAITSQLDKASVIRLTTSYLKMRQVFPDGLGDAWGAAPPPPQPRELSIRELGSHLLQTLDGFIFVVAPDGKIMYISETASVHLGLSQVELTGNSIYEYIHQADHDEMNAVLSLQHPHTYIVPPSLGYPVGGTWGPNVDVECERAFFIRMKCVLAKRNAGLTTSGYKVIHCSGYLRARRFGEATAPLGLVAVGHSLPPSAVTELKLHSNMFMFRASLDMRLIFLDARVASLTGYEPQDLIEKTLYHYIHGTDVLHMRYSHCTLLTKGQVTSRYYRFLTKSGGWVWMQSYATIVHNSRSSRPHCIVSVNYVLSDIEEKHLILNIDQGPPKLNHADIPPATHGPPTDSPQLPPRHTDKINHLNENDFNTDSSGGYYPEYTLPLITPYDNPEEYHQNGSYQDLFYENYTEPEVVPSNYVYPQNQRPFSASSSSCSSIESSEINQYNYTNLISFYGQNPNQNGRPAENFGGNFGKITPNPQVQEGGYTSVIVDNTQQFHHHGGGVNEFVH, via the exons CTTGCCGCAAAGAGCAGCACCGGTCTTACGGCGTCACTGCGGCCATCATGAAGGAGAAAAGCAAGAACGCAGCGCGATCCAGAAGAGAAAAGGAGAACGCCGAATTCTTAGAACTAGCCAAACTTCTTCCGCTTCCATCAGCAATAACCTCACAGCTCGACAAGGCGTCAGTTATAAGACTTACCACAAGCTATCTCAAAATGAGACAAGTATTTCCAGATG GTCTTGGAGACGCATGGGGCGCGGCACCACCACCTCCACAGCCCCGGGAACTGTCCATCAGGGAGCTGGGCTCACATCTCCTTCAGACCCTGGACGGTTTCATATTCGTGGTGGCACCTGATGGCAAGATCATGTACATAAGTGAAACAGCGTCGGTGCACCTTGGGTTGAGTCAG GTGGAACTGACAGGAAACTCGATCTACGAGTACATCCATCAAGCAGATCACGACGAGATGAATGCAGTGCTAAGCTTGCAGCATCCCCACACTTACATCGTACCACCTTCGCTCGG ATACCCAGTTGGAGGTACTTGGGGGCCCAATGTTGACGTAGAGTGTGAGCGCGCCTTCTTTATTCGTATGAAGTGTGTGCTCGCGAAACGAAACGCTGGGCTCACCACATCTGGATACAAG GTGATCCACTGCTCGGGGTATCTACGCGCGAGGCGGTTCGGCGAGGCCACCGCACCGTTGGGCCTGGTAGCCGTTGGACACTCGCTCCCCCCGTCCGCGGTGACGGAGCTCAAACTGCACTCCAACATGTTCATGTTTCGAGCATCGTTGGACATGAGGCTGATTTTCTTGGACGCAAG GGTGGCGTCGCTGACAGGTTACGAGCCACAGGACCTGATAGAGAAAACGCTGTACCACTACATCCACGGCACAGATGTGTTGCACATGCGTTACTCGCATTGTACAC TATTAACGAAGGGCCAGGTGACGTCCCGATACTACCGCTTCCTCACCAAGTCGGGTGGCTGGGTGTGGATGCAGAGCTACGCAACCATAGTGCACAACTCGCGCTCCTCACGCCCCCACTGCATCGTCTCTGTCAACTACGTGCTCAG cgaCATCGAAGAAAAACACCTAATCCTGAACATAGATCAAGGACCGCCAAAGTTGAACCACGCAGACATTCCCCCAGCGACCCACGGCCCTCCCACAGACTCACCCCAACTCCCACCGCGACACACAGACAAAATCAATCACCTCAACGAGAACGACTTTAACACAGACTCCAGTGGGGGGTACTACCCAGAATATACTTTACCCCTCATAACACCTTATGATAATCCCGAGGAGTATCATCAAAACGGCTCATACCAGGATTTGTTCTACGAAAACTACACAGAGCCGGAAGTTGTGCCGAGCAATTACGTCTACCCCCAGAACCAGAGACCGTTTTCAGCCAGTTCCTCATCGTGTAGCTCAATAGAGAGCTCGGAGATCAATCAATACAACTACACCAATTTAATATCCTTCTACGGTCAGAATCCAAATCAGAACGGCCGGCCTGCAGAGAACTTCGGGGGTAACTTCGGAAAAATCACCCCCAACCCTCAAGTTCAAGAGGGGGGCTATACAAGTGTAATCGTCGATAATACGCAACAGTTTCACCACCACGGCGGGGGGGTGAACGAATTCGTGCATTGA